The following is a genomic window from Gallus gallus isolate bGalGal1 chromosome 14, bGalGal1.mat.broiler.GRCg7b, whole genome shotgun sequence.
TCTTTTAAGTGTATCAGAGGTCTACTAAATGCAGACAATTTATGATAAATATTCAGAGGAAGGTTGTGCCTATGACCTTCAGTCTCATCAGCATTGTTTATAATCAAAACAAATGTACCACTTGAGGTGAAGagctcattttattttgtgtaatACTTTCTGGTAGCAAGAtctgtttcaaaaaataaaataaaataaaaaaaattgacctTATAGGTAAATAGATGAAAAAGCTTTTGTGATCCCTGAAGGTGTTCGGGaccaggttggaagggacttcaggCAACCTTATCCTAGTGTGTGCCAACCGTGCTTATGGTAGGGGGAAGTGACTCTTTGtagtccctttcaacccaaaccattctgtgattgctgCTGCCATGGGAATTAGTGCAGCTAGAAATTGAGAACAGTCTGCAGTTAGTTTTATGTATCAGAAAAGTTATAGGTCAAGATCTTATTCACACACTTTTCTGTAAGAGGAGCaagatttatttacttttacaaGTAGAGTTTCAATGATAGCAAAAATATTGCCTCTCTTCAATATTTGGCATCACGTCACTTAGGACAGGAGTATAAAGTACTGGTAGCTCCAGAAGGCCCAGTCTgtacaagtattttttttttttactgctgttagCACTGATGCAGCACCACTTTGCTGATACTGCTGCAGAACTTGCAGTGGGGAAAAAGCTAGAAGAGATTGTCATGGTTGTACCTGCTTTAGAGCAGTGGGCTGATGCTTACTTTGTACTTAGATGTATTATAAGCTGCAGTGCAAATGCTGTCATCAAAATGCTGAATTGCAAAACAATTCCAAAATGTTGAAGTCTGTTTAGTTggctgggagctctgtgtgTGGCTGGGATTTCATAGGGAGGAGAAAGGGGGAGGAGTGAAAGTACAAAAGTGAAAACAGTGATAGCTGATGGGCTTCCTGCATTGATTCAAGTTTTCTTCTCTAATTCTAGTGTATGTGGACTGGAGTGGAAAAGAACAATAGATACACtagtttcaaatgaaaaaaggaGGTGTGTTACTCATCAATTAGTAACAATTAACAATCGGAAACTTCAAGATTAATCTTGACTTTCCTTTGAGGAAATTCAAACAGCTAACTGATGTGATACTCTGGCTGGAAATAACCTTCTGTTCCTAAAACATCCATTATTCCTGTCTCTCTTCTTCACTCAGGACTTTTCTATACATGACATTCACTGTAACTTGTTTTCAGATATAGTTTATTTACTTATACAATATtcaatacttatttttttcctctgttttctccttgttctttggagccttttgttgtttgtgggtttttcttttccccttcagaaTGATGTTGGTAGCTGTAGAGTACTCAGATCTCCCAGGGCTGCTTATTTGTTTACCTCTGTACTGTTTATTGCTCTAGGATAGCTTGAGCTGACTAGGGTCTGTTCATTTAAGTCCTAATACTAGACTCTGTTATACAcgtttttttactgtattttaattaaagagcCATTTATTTTATCTGCGTCACATCAGTTGTTGAGCAGCCATGTTTGTGCTCAGCAATCACTGCAGCTTTTATAGAGAAGAGTGCAATCTAGTTTTAATTCTGGCTGCTGTGAATCTTTATGCAGGGTGTCCTTAGAGtaaaaggaaatgtgattcATTTGGTCTGTAAGAAAGTTAAAGAAAGTAACTTGTGACCATCAATTCTTGGATAATACAGGGAAAGTCTTCATGCAAATTTAACATCCTTGTGTCCTCACAAAAGCTTTATGGAATGTACCAAGCAGCTGTCATTAGCAGCAGACTTCTTACTGGACAGTTATGTCATAAAGCTGAAACAAGTTCCGAGAAGCTGCTACCTGAGCCTGATCTGCCCTATCGTTTTAGTTATGATCCATAGAAATATCCCAGAGAAGCAGTAGAGATTGGTTCAAGTAGGTTGTGGGCATTTTGGAAAGAAGATGCTTCTTTAGAAGATAGTGTTTATGGTAGTTGTTCAATAATAGTTATCTTTCAGACAACAGTAGTTTATATTTGCGTAAGTTATTGGGCACGAACAAAATGGAACTGTAGTTCTCCTATGTTTGACTGTGTTAACTTTAGTCTGAATTTAGGTGCCTAATATGTTTATGTATGTTTGGAATGCCActaaatgaataaattaaatgtattcTTGCATAGAGCAGTAAATAATCATTAATTTTGGAGCGGGTGCATTAAGCCTAAAGCAGTGATTAGATGCAAGTCCAATTCCCTTCTTATGTGGGTTCTGATAGAAGTGCAGGAAATTATTCTGATTCAAACTGAAATTCATGAGATATTATTCTTGTTGGACAAGATGAGAAAGGTCACAGACTAGGTCAGGATTGTATAATACACCTGTTCTGAGGTTAGGAGATCTTCGAGTCATTGTTTCGATCTGCTGGCGGCATGTTTGAATGCTGAGACTAAGAATCAGTGCTGAGGTACAGTGTTAATATTCTTAAGTATTCCTTCTGCattgtatttcagtatttttttgcCAGAGGAGGTTGAGCAGAACTCTCATTCTGTATTTCTGGCCAACTTCAAGTAAAGCAGTTGAAGCAGATGTTTGACAGACAAATGGAGGTATATTAGCAACAGGAAGGGAAACCAGCTTGACTAGTTTGCTTGCTCTTACTGTGAAAAGCTGATGAAAGTGTACTAAATAATGATTTGCTTTGTATATTACAAGGATTGGTATTTGGAATGTCTGTTTTcatatttgctgttttctgggctgcatctGTTTCTATGTCTTAGAATTGGGGAAATCTGTATGAGATTAAATACTGTAATCTCCTTTGTTTTAAAGGGTCAGAAAAggggttgttgggttttttaaagaaaaagtatttcctatTATTAGAATCCTCCATCTGATCTGCCTTTTGCATGCATCTTATTAGtgttttccctctccttcctgaCCCTCCCCTATCTTAATGAAAGATAATACTTGTAGAAAAAGTGAGATTCCAATTAAAAACCTCTGTGATACATGTAAAATGCATTCTTTGCTTATTAAAGTTCTCATGGCTTACTTTTTCTCTGGATTCATTTTAGCATTTATCTGTAAAGTAATGTTACTGGTGAATATAAGTGTTAATTAACCCTTAACTTCTTGTATAAGTTTTAGGAAAACTACAACTTCTTAAGATGAACGAGTGGCTATGTCACTAACCAtgaaataaactttaaaaattgTTATTCTTAGGGAAATGTACCTGAAAATTTGACACTTTGCTGTTgtggaggctttttttttttgagtctgaAATAACTGCTGCCTTGAATTAAAACTTTGAGACTTAGGGCTGTGTGTATGTTTGCAGTGTGACCTGAGCTGTATCTACTTTGGAAACggcagcttttattttgttaaaagtATGAATACTTACATTCCCtcctaaaaacattttcatgatAGTCCTTTCAAACAGGAAGGAATGCAAACAGGGTGCAAATGTGAGATAATTATTTGAAGGCATGGGTTAAtagtttcatttctcttttcagtatgATGCTGTTCCAATCCAGTCTAGTGTGGTGTTGTGTTCCTGTCCATCCCCATCAATGGTGAGAAACCAAGCAGATTCCAGCACTCCATCTGTCATTTCCACCTGTGGCAGCAGACAGGGATCTAACATGGAGAGTACTGCAGCTGAATCAAGATCTAGTTCAAACTCCTTGCCGCAACATACAGGACAGCAGCCTCCACAGCCTCGAAAGAAACGACCTGATGACTTTAAATTTGGGAAAATTCTGGGTGAAGGATCTTTTTCAACGGTAACTTTGCTTTTTATAAAGGGTGTTTCTTGTTAGTCTGCCAAATATCTTAGAGAAACTTCAAAATTTCATGCCCAGGTGATTACTAAGATTTAAATGTAGACAGAACATGAAGAGTAAATGAGCAGGATATAGGGGTGCTGATTTctttcaaatcctttttttaaaCTGGTCAGAAGTTGTGTAGTATTCTGATGACTtgatgctttgatttttttttttttttttgggggggggggggggtgagcaTTGGTTTCTAAAGTACGTTTTGACAGCTGAATGTGTTATGTTCAAGTTTTATAACATCAAGAATTTGAAATTGGGCTAAGAGCCTATCATGGGGAGAACTTCTACCGTGATATCCTGTCTGTGACGAGAGCCAAGGCCAGATGCTTAGGATAGAATATAAGAGCAAtatttttttggtattttttctcAGCCTTGTCGCAGCCCTCAAGGACTTCAAGAGCCATAGTTGTTATCCTTGTATTCAGCAGGCTTAAATAGATTGACTTTAACCTACTTTTGGCATCCGTGGCATTGCACAAGAATGAATTGCTCAAGTAATTGTCTTAAAGAACTCATAAAACAATTAATACTtaatttattgcttttgtagttGCCCCATTTAAAGTCAGTGAGTAatatttctttatctttctcCTATCAGCCATTTGTATATACCTTTTGTTTTGGGTGTCTTTTTTGGGGAATTGCATgagggtgtttttgtttttcatttttcttatataGTGTACTGGTATTTAGGAAGAAGGCCTCTGGTAGTCATCAAGAGTAATTTGCACTTTACTGCATAGCTTGGAATCCACAGGTTTCCCTAAAGAATATATCAGAGTTGTTCCCTATTGGACATGCTGGAACATGCTTGTTCAGTCTGCTTCAGTGAGacacttttatttctgcttttattctctgCATCTTAGCCCCATATTCCCAGTAGAACAGAGAAACTTGCATGGCCTAGTTCAGAGTCTGAATCTATGTGTGGTGttattgattttaattttacaaGCAGAATTTTGCTTACCACAAATACTGGGGCCTTAGGTAGGGCTGGTGAAAGTGTGCAGCTGAAACCAGTTCTTAAATGCAGACTTGATCTCTGGCAGTCTCAAGCATTTGTTTACACTTAAAGTTGGGCATGGTCATTAAGTCTGACAATTATGTTGGCAGTAGCTTCTTTGTAACCTCTGGGggctttcttcttcatcttaCTTTCCTCCAGTTTGAAaggtttaaatatatatattttttccccttgctgtTGTCTGAATTTTCCATTTACACAATTTTAtgatctgtgattttttttttaatagttgcTGAAagtgtgtttgtttattttaactaTCTGGTCTAATTCCACTTTATAGAATTTACATTCACTGTTAATATTACTACTTATAGAGTGGACAAGGCCCCTGATAACACAAACATGACACTAATATGCACCACTGtggtattttcttccttgttattCTACAATTTTTATGGAAAACTAGTTGGGAGAAAGTGAGGATATGATGTTTTGGGAAAATACTCAATACAGTGTATGCAGCTGCTTGGTATAAGAATGTATTTGTGGGCAATACATCTGAAAtgttatgatttaaaaaaaaaatagatacagTATAGGGCTAGAAGAGAAATTTGTCTTTGGAGTCTATATAGCTTCAGATTTGAGAATTTGTAGCCAGGATACATCTTCAACTGTGTGAATAAGTTTGCAGACAGTACCAAGTTAGGCAGGGCCATTGATCATCTTCAGGGTGGGAAGGCTTTGCAGAGGTATCAAGATGGCTCACCAACATAGGCCAAGTCCAGTCACATGCCATCCAGTGATTGTAGGTGCTGGCTTCTGCATCCCATGCAGTAGTGTAGGCCTGGGGAAGAGTGGGTGGAAAGCTGTccagcagaaaaggacctggcAGTACTGATGGAAAGCTGGTTGagcatgagccaacagtgtgtaGGTCGTCAAGAAGGCCAGTAACATCCTGGCCTGCACCAGAAATAGTGTGGTCTGCAGGACTGTGAATTTGATGGTCACCTCATACACACCATTGGTGGGACCACACCTCAAATATTGTGTTCAGTTATtggcctctcactacaagaaggataTGGTCTTGCTTGACATGTGCAGGGaaaagcaacaaagctggtgaaggggcTAGAGAATAAGACTTGTGAGGGACAGCTGAGGGAACTAggtttgtttagtctggaggaaaGGAGATAGTGAGCAATGCGGTCTCTCTCAATGTTGCTCTCTCACTTTAGAATGATTGAACTAAAGAAGGGCTCTATTTAGAAGGTATTTTTCACTGGGTGCATAAAATTTGATATTAGGAGTATGTTGCAGTATTTTCGAGTACTCTGCAATAACTGCTTTCTTGAGTTAGGAAGCCATCATGAGATGAGCACATGCTTACATCTTCTGCTAGTTGTGTTTGTGACAGTTTATTTTGGACTAGCAGTAGTCTAAATACAGACTGGCAGATAAAAAGCAATGTTTACTGTGTGCCTTGAGTGAATGGTTACATTATATTCATTATACTTTATATCTCCTATGGCAACAGGTTGTGTTGGCTCGAGAATTGACAAGTTCTAGAGAATATGCCAGTAAGTATCAATTCCTGAACCCTAACTCTTTACCTACTGTATGAATGCTTTCTGATTACAAAGTATCCATTCAAAAAACATCATTAGTGTTTTAACGATAAATCTAACAGTGAACCTCACAACCAAACCACAAATTACTTAATGAACTTAATTGGGTTGTATCTCCTgtgttttcactttgtttttccattaagTTAAAATTCTAGAAAAGCGTCAtatcataaaagaaaataaggtgCCATATGTGACACGAGAGAGAGATGTGATGTCCCGTCTGGATCATCCTTTTTTTGTGAAACTCTACTTCACCTTTCAGGATGATGAAAAGCTGTGTATCCTTCAAATTCTAAAACTTTTACACAACTTGTTATGAAAATCCTcggttttgtttcctttgaaacgtTGTTCAACAGGAATTATGAGATAAACTTGAGGTATTTAGAATACCTTAGATGGTTGCAATACAACTTGTTTCAGTCATACTCTTGATATAAATTAAGCAAGTAGAATGATAAGTGGGGGTTCTCTCTGTAGGCAATTATACAGACAGATGCAATTAATTATTCAGGTGACTATCTGGAAAAATTACTGAGTTAACCTCCTGTGTAGTTTTTGGTATGCTAAGAAACTGGAACCTTTATCCTAGATTTTTAATACGTGCAGTCACAGATAGTTTTGGGTTGCTACTATATAAAGCTTCAAATTAACCACTTTTACTTTCCtgttatatattttcattttttattttgaataaagagtgtggggggggggggggagggtgttGTTTTACCATGTTTTAATACTAGACCTTAACTTCTTAACATTCAGATTTTGGGCTTAGCTATGCCAAAAACGGCGAGCTGCTAAAGTATATACGTAAAATTGGCTCATTTGATGAGACCTGTACCAGGTTTTATACTGCTGAAATTGTATCAGCCCTGGAGTATTTGCATGGAAAAGGAATTATTCACAGGTAATGCACAAAGATCAAAGTTCATGATGTCTAACTGAATGTGGATTTTTTGGAAAGCTAGTAAGAATATAATAGCATTTTGCTAGTTGTAGTGCTGTTGTTAACATAATGGATAGAGCTAAACAGAGCAAATGTTAGGAGGAGAGAAAATCTGTTACTACATCAACTGTTctagctggaaaaagaaaatttatagTGTAGAACTAATGTTCCCCAAAACTTGTGTGCCTTGAACTCTAGAAACAGGTTACTTTTTTtggttaatttattttttttcctgtggctcTGTGTACCAAAACCATTTAGAATTCTGCTATGTGTAGATTAGTGAGTAACACATCTGcaagaaaagtaaatattagTGTGTCTGCTTTCATTGAGTGAACAATTACCACAAAGTTTATCAAGAAGTAGATAAACAGTGAAATTTAGGAAAGTGTTTAATAGAATGTTTGCAGTTCTGATGTAATTATATTGTCTGGATAAGCATGCTTTGTTAATTTATTAAGCAAATAAGAGCTGTTTGGTACAATATTCAAGCAAGTGTGAGAATTTGAGTCACAGAACTTACTTTGGAGAAGAACGCTTTAGTGTCTAGGTACCCATGCAGTTGTAGAACAGTAGTAGATGGTGGTTGACAAAAAGCTGGCTGATCATAATTCTAATGGCATTAgtacttttctttatttaaaaagcatttccttaaaGCTTTTCAGTGCAAAAGTTGGGAATAGAATCTGTAGGGGCTGGATGTGCTGTTTGGCTAAATGAAGTTTTGCACTTTTTGCCTACCTGTGAGTAAGCAGGCCTAGATGATCTTACTGCCATATCAGTCTGTCACATATGGCCTAACTTATGGCTTGGGAATTCATTTTGTTGAAGAAGTGAAGTACGTGATAGCTTAGTTTTGCGCTCAACTATTCATTACAGAGTTGTAGGAAAAATGGTAGCAATTGGACTTTGCAAAATCTGTTAGCAGTAGTTAGTATTGTCAGCTGCGTGTCAAGGAGTGGTTAACATGGCAATGTTTACACAGTGTCTGCATCATTTGTGATGATGTGCATGCAAAACTCCAGACCATTTTGCAGTGTTGATTTGTGTGCAGTTTTGAGTATGAAAATTTGCATTTTCCAGGGACCTAAAGCCAGAGAACATCTTGCTAAATGAAGATATGCACATTCAAATAACAGACTTTGGAACAGCAAAAGTATTATCTGCAGATAGTAGACAAGGTATGTCATATTTACTTTGTCATGCGACACAAAATACAGAGcagttcagttggaagagacctggAAAAATCAAGTCCAGCTTCTGTAGCTACCTATATAAATGTAGCAAGTGGTCCTTTGTAAAGGGAGGTATATTGTATTTATCGAAATGTAACTTTTTGAATGCCCTTAACTCTTATCTAAGAAACAAACCACTGAAATATATTGAAACAAATAGTTTGACTCAGCTGAAACAGTAAGCTGTTACTTTGTGCATGTATATTGAAGCCCTGGTGGCCATCTAAGTTACTCAAATATGAAGATTATGGAACTCCTGTGTCACTGGTTGCTTAATATTAAGCTAAGAATTAATGATACTGCAAACTATACCTGATAAAAAGCCCTAGTCAGAACTGTTTCTTACTCACCAAATTGGATAAACATGATTTTGTACTCAAATTTAGTAAGCTTGTGTTGGTGGAATTTATATCATGAATAAATGTCAGGCTTCTCGAACCAAGTAGATATCACTGAGATGAAGTGAATTGTCTCCTCCATCCAGGTTTTATGCTTGGGTAGAGAGAGGAAATTTCtgtggattttttgttgttgttgaaggATTGCATAATTTTCACTAGTTTACCTCTGAGTTTTTATAGATGGGGTGGGAAGGATTTGGTTTTTCCACAAGTGTGCTTCTGCTTAACTCTttcaattttcttcatagcacGGGCAAATTCATTTGTAGGGACAGCACAGTATGTTTCTCCAGAACTGCTGACAGAAAAATCTGCCTGTAAAAGGTGAGAACTGTACTGTATTTTAGAACTTTGCTTACTCTGTCAGTATGCCATACAGTGGAAGGTGGATGGGAAGTGTAGCTTAGTATTTCAAAGAAGGaagatagttaaaaaaaaaaaaaaaaattcaaattcttACTTAGCAAGTGTTGCTGCTTGTCTGAGAACTGGCTTCATTTTATCTTATCTCTGAGTCCTACTGGCTTCAATGTTGACAGGAGAAGGGAGTGAAAATCTTGTCTCcatcagtatttttattattcaaaGTCATTCTTTTAgctctttttttcatatgagATGGCTCCTACTGTGGTGATTcctgatgtaaaaaaaaaaaatacagaatgttgTGTTATGTTAGCTAAGGGAAAGGCTGCAGGTGTATTTCAATTAGCTTCCAGTATTTTGTGACGCTGTATTTGAGGTTTTCAGTGGTTTAAATCTATTCTCTGTGCCTGGACTCTCATGAAACTTTTTAGTTGGCTCCTGATGGTAAACTACCAGTTGGTGGGTGTGcgtgtgtatatattttattacagGGATGGAAGAATGATCACTCAGAGTAATCACTGGTAAAACATAGGGAAACGATATTTCTTATTGGAAAAATTATAGTAATTTCTGCTAGTATTTCTTGAAATTATACAAATACTTATATGTTAGCCCTTCTGCTGTCTAGAAGAAAACTTCGAGTAAAGTTCTGACTGGTTTGGATAGTAGAAAGACTTAATCATACTACTGTCTCCTTTTAGAAGCTCCTTAATTGTTTAGCATGACAGAAAGCTCCTAATTTGAGTAGTTCTGTGCCTTTGTTTGTATTCTAGTCTTCCATGAGGATTTCTAAGCCTTATCAAATCTCTATATAGTTTAGCTTGAGATAAAAATAAGTTTCAAAATACGCTTTTAGGACAACACACTGAAACTTATGACTTTTCCTCTCCCATCCACCATAttgtctgtgtttttgtttggctgGAAGAAAGCTTCtggttaaaaatacatattttggtGGGTtcttccaaccccccccccatgtAGTACTTAGAGGAAAGAATTTCTAATCTGGAAGAGCATGTATTGCATTAAGTTGGATGTGTCTTGGAATTGCAGTAGTGGTTAAGTTgtcctttttgttttatatacCTGTTAATTATGTCACCTTAGGATGCAGCTGTCTTGTGCCTGTTCTTGTAGTCAGTTGTTGTGAGATGGTTATTCCTGTCAAGAAATGAACTAAAAGTAGTGTGGAAATTATGCTAAACAGGCTTGTCTGACATGTTCATACTACATTTTTTCAGTAACAGTAGCTTGAGTATTTTTAATCATGGTTTATAGACTTGCAGGAAAAcatgctgtatttctgttttctttcttttcttttgaagctcTGACCTCTGGGCTTTGGGGTGTATAATATATCAGCTTGTAGCTGGATTGCCTCCATTCAGAGCTGGGTAAGAGACTTAAACTACTTCTTTATATGTAAATCATAAATTGACTCAATGTTGGCATTAACTTTATCACCAATTCTAAAGTGCAACTTTCTGTGGTGTACTTCTAGTGTTAATATCATGTCTACTTTAATTTGTGTAATGTAGATTATTTCGTTTTTGAGATCATGAAGATGGTAAGATTAATTAGTTCCTTAGAGATTCCTTAACTTATCCTAGGATTTCAAATGTAGTTTATACTGTAAGTTACTACGCCTCCTTAAGGAGGCTATCCTGCACTCCCCCTATATTGAGCCATATgaccttttctctgttttttcaaGTATCTCAAGCTTACAGAAGCATAGGTACTTGTAGTACTGCTTCAATGGTACTTAAAGAGAGGGATTTATAGGAACTTCTAACACTTTCCTCATGTTTAATATTTGTCCAGATCATGCACtgttaaagtaaaataattgtGGAGAACCAATAACTAgctaaatattttcctcttttgcagAAATGAGTATCTGATATTCCAGAAGATAATAAAGTTGGAATATGACTTTCCAGAAAAATTTTTTCCCAAGGCAAAAGACCTTGTAGAAAAGCTATTGGTAAATATTTATTGCTGTTGAATGATTTGATTACATTAGAATCATTCAGCTTCGTATGTAGTTCTGTTTTCCTAATGGTTCTACGTACTCTGTTGCAAACAAGCCATCCAGTAAGAACAACTGAGCATTATTAGTTGTGAGTGTGTCTTGAAAATCAACATCCATTACTAAACAGCACTTATATTTTTGTGTCTGAATTATAAAGCACAGGCAAGGGAATGTCTCTCAGTCAAGTGGAAACAAATGGTTCTAAAAACTATGCATAACACAATTTAAGATTCAAAAGCTTGTTTATATAATACCCAAGTTATTTGGTGAGTTGCATAATGTACCATTTAATTGAAAACAGCATTCTATGCATGGTAGCAATATACATTCCTTAAAATGTGCATCAATTTACCTTGCATTTTAGAGCAGCTAATGAATGTCTTGTATTAGAATCAACCAAAGATTTACTCTGCACGTGAATATTtgacagagaggaagaaaaaatgattgtGTCATCAGTGAGATGCTGCAGTGATACTACATTGAATATGCAGAGAACATTTTGTGTGATGGAAGCTTCTTGAAATTAGATTGTGTagagtaagaagaaaatgctatGTTGTTTGTAATTGGTGGTGAGGGTAACTGCTGTGTGGTCCTGTGTTCAAGCTAGTTTTTTGAGCAAGCCAGTGACTCACAGTTAAGGTTCAGGATGCATCAACATCCTGAGAACTGTGCTGGTTTTGGTTGCTTGAGAGGTTAGTGTTTGGCACCAGCTACAGCTTCTAGAGCTGTTCTGCGTCACCAAAATATGTTATATATTTAGATGTGTTATATATTAGAATGTGACGTCATATACTTAAATGAACCATGCTGCATCAGACATTCTCAGTGTTTGCTTGGTTTTACTTCCATCTCTATGAAGAAactgagctaaaaaaaaaaaatctgtgggCCCAAATATGTGTTCATTTAGCCAGCTTTGTGAGCTGATCTAATGCAAAACTGTGCTAACAAGATGTACTGACAAAACATCTTATTATAAGCAGTCTCTATATTCTATATGTATGTATGCCTAGGGCAGTAAGACCAACTAATTTTAAGTTTTCATGTGTTGCTATGCAAATGTGAATGATGCTTACCTCTTTCTTGTCATCATTTTAATGCCTGCTAACTTCACTGTAATTTATTCAGGTTCTAGATGCTACCAAAAGATTAGGCTGTGAAGAAATGGGAGGATATGGACCTCTTAAGGCTCACCCTTTCTTTGAATCCATTGTGTGGGAGAACTTGCATCTTCAAACACCCCCGAAACTTACAGCATACTTACCTGCCATGTCAGAGGATGACGAAGACTGTTATGGAAATGTATGTTCACCTCTATCTATCTACATATTCAGGTCTGATGCTACTTAGGCTTTCATTAAAGCAAACAATTGCTGGTCAAAATTTGAACTAgtcagtattttcctttttttttttttctgatgaagtgAGTATTTGGAGGGAGGGCAAAAGCCTTTGCTTACTTTTGACCAAGTATACTCTTCTGGTGTTGAGGttttgtgcatttatttttttttttgggggggggggggggggaggggggagatgTGCCTGTTAGTCTGTAGAGAGTAGGCTGCGTTTTTCCCAAAAGATGAAGTGTGCTCAATCTAAAAGTAGCTCTAATTATTCAGTGCACAATCAACTTTTAAACTAAACCaactcttaattttttttccactttttatctttctttagtATGACAATCTCCTCAGTCAGTT
Proteins encoded in this region:
- the PDPK1 gene encoding 3-phosphoinositide-dependent protein kinase 1 isoform X1; translated protein: MEWRRNHSASGRHHRRSHSVSTARRKPGCERKTEAGKGAHPTALTPAGSEAGSNTTAAAHAHTDGALRLMGGAPCGLAREWQYDAVPIQSSVVLCSCPSPSMVRNQADSSTPSVISTCGSRQGSNMESTAAESRSSSNSLPQHTGQQPPQPRKKRPDDFKFGKILGEGSFSTVVLARELTSSREYAIKILEKRHIIKENKVPYVTRERDVMSRLDHPFFVKLYFTFQDDEKLYFGLSYAKNGELLKYIRKIGSFDETCTRFYTAEIVSALEYLHGKGIIHRDLKPENILLNEDMHIQITDFGTAKVLSADSRQARANSFVGTAQYVSPELLTEKSACKSSDLWALGCIIYQLVAGLPPFRAGNEYLIFQKIIKLEYDFPEKFFPKAKDLVEKLLVLDATKRLGCEEMGGYGPLKAHPFFESIVWENLHLQTPPKLTAYLPAMSEDDEDCYGNYDNLLSQFGCMQVSGSASSHSLSVPETSTPQTSGGNIEQYIHDLDNNSFELDLQFSEDEKRLLLAKQAGGNPWHQFVENNLILKMGPVDKRKGLFARRRQLLLTEGPHLYYVDPVNKVLKGEIPWSLELRPEAKNFKTFFVHTPNRTYYLMDPSGNAHKWCKKIQEVWRHRYHQNAAK
- the PDPK1 gene encoding 3-phosphoinositide-dependent protein kinase 1 isoform X3, producing the protein MVRNQADSSTPSVISTCGSRQGSNMESTAAESRSSSNSLPQHTGQQPPQPRKKRPDDFKFGKILGEGSFSTVVLARELTSSREYAIKILEKRHIIKENKVPYVTRERDVMSRLDHPFFVKLYFTFQDDEKLYFGLSYAKNGELLKYIRKIGSFDETCTRFYTAEIVSALEYLHGKGIIHRDLKPENILLNEDMHIQITDFGTAKVLSADSRQARANSFVGTAQYVSPELLTEKSACKSSDLWALGCIIYQLVAGLPPFRAGNEYLIFQKIIKLEYDFPEKFFPKAKDLVEKLLVLDATKRLGCEEMGGYGPLKAHPFFESIVWENLHLQTPPKLTAYLPAMSEDDEDCYGNYDNLLSQFGCMQVSGSASSHSLSVPETSTPQTSGGNIEQYIHDLDNNSFELDLQFSEDEKRLLLAKQAGGNPWHQFVENNLILKMGPVDKRKGLFARRRQLLLTEGPHLYYVDPVNKVLKGEIPWSLELRPEAKNFKTFFVHTPNRTYYLMDPSGNAHKWCKKIQEVWRHRYHQNAAK